The Anaerotignum faecicola genomic sequence CCGGAAGCTTCAGCGCATCCTTCACCTGATACGTAGCCGGGATCACGTGCAGTTCCTCCGCTCCGGACACCAGCGGTATGCCAAGTCTGGCCGCCGCCGCTGAAAATGAAGGGATTCCGCATTCCAGCCTCGTCGCATACCCCCGGTTCCACAGTCGTTCCAGCAGATAGCTGCAGGTGGAGTAGATGCTCACATCCCCCAGTGTTATGAAGCCCACATCCTATCCTCTGTCCAGCCGTTCCATCACGGCGCCGGCCGCCAGATCGTGGCTTTCATCCAACACCTTTTTATCCTTTGTCATGGGCATGGGAAGATAGAGGCACTCCTTTTGCTCCATCTCCGGCACCGCCTGACACGCGATCTGGTATGCCGTGCACAGCTCCTT encodes the following:
- a CDS encoding SAM-dependent methyltransferase; protein product: MGFITLGDVSIYSTCSYLLERLWNRGYATRLECGIPSFSAAAARLGIPLVSGAEELHVIPATYQVKDALKLP